A window from Drosophila nasuta strain 15112-1781.00 chromosome 3, ASM2355853v1, whole genome shotgun sequence encodes these proteins:
- the LOC132789291 gene encoding uncharacterized protein LOC132789291 isoform X1, whose amino-acid sequence MRGMGHGACSTDMHEKGGKEHFRQAPPEISLHTYVVAKEQSEGGGHQIETESYAIIANKRFRAVSNAYSKRRKRYLFDGFGICCCSSCCQRWATTRNLLIRLSLGIYVFGTAGETALPGTTS is encoded by the exons atgaGAGGCATGGGGCATGGGGCATGCAGCACAGACATGCATGAAAAGGGAGGCAAAGAACATTTTCGCCAAGCGCCTCCAGAAATTTCACTTCACACCTACGTCGTAGCTAAGGAGCAGTCAGAAGGAGGAGGACATCAAATAGAAACGGAA AGCTATGCCATAATTGCCAACAAGAGATTTAGAGCAGTCAGCAACGCATATAGTAAACGTAGAAAAAG GTATTTATTTGATGGCTTTggcatctgctgctgctcctcctgcTGCCAACGATGGGCGACTACTCGTAATTTATTGATTCGTTTGTCCTTGGGTATTTACGTTTTCGGAACAGCTGGGGAAACTGCGCTGCCAGGGACAACAAGTTGA